The Lolium rigidum isolate FL_2022 chromosome 1, APGP_CSIRO_Lrig_0.1, whole genome shotgun sequence region CCCGCAATGCTTGCAGCAGTAACTACTCTAACAGACCTTTTGTTCTCTCTCAAGATATCCAAGTAATCCTTGGCGGCAAGGCGAAGGTAGAGAATCTCTCCAGCAGTGGTACTCGCCACAGTATTGAGCAATTCTGCACGCCAGATAGAGCACCCTGTGCTAGTACTATAGGAATAAGCAGTGCAAGAGCAGTCATTGGCACAAGCTTGCGCACAGCCACTAGCATCAGGCATCACTTCCATATGTAAAGGGTTATAGGCCAATGTGACACCAGGTACGGGCAAGAATTTGTCTGTTGTGCAATCTAGTGGATTATTTCTCATACAACCTCCTGTTGTATCGTCAAGATCCCATTCCGCAGGTGACTTGACAGAGAATCCCTTCATACAATCACAGAGCAGGTTTGCGTTGTTGTTGGTGCAGATGGTGAAAGGTCCACAAGCAGCTTGGACACTACATGGGTCCATGGGTTGGGTGTAGAATTGGTGCCAGCGCTGTAGGCTTTCATTCCAAACATGAGCCTTTATCTGACCAGAAATCTCTATCAAAGTGTATATAGAAAGTGATTCATCATTCGGTGTGGAATATATGTAGTATTGCTCTTGATTGTTATCAACTTGGTTGTAGCTGGTCAGGCCGGTATCGCTGGGATCTACATTTTGGTGAGAGAATGTCCCGGATGCCCAATACACTACGGACGAGGAGCAGTGGCTGAGGATGATCCCCTGATTAAATCTGGAGTCTACCCCAACACAGTATGACCCGCGGCCCGGGTTGATGCGGTTCTTCTTTGAGATGAATACACGATTCAAACCAGTGACCTTGTTCCTACCAAGCTTAGATCCAGGGAGAAAGACATCAGTTGGGTAGTCAAAGCTCTGCCACCAAACCTGCTGAGATGGGTCTGAGGCATGCCGTATGACCAGGTTCCCATTGTTGGTGAGCACAGCAACAGCAATGGTGCTGTTGCTGCTGTTTTTGGATGCAGTATTGATAATATCAGTGGACCAAACTGGTGTTTCAGCTGCACCGATGTGATCTAGGACGACAAGGTTGCCATCTCTAGAAATTTGGAGCTTCAGGTCAGCTGGGTGAGTGATTGGCTCGTCACGATTAGCAATCCACACTGCAGTAAAATCCGGGATCTTGTTGAACCATATGCCTAGGTACCAGTTGGATGCGGTAGTAGTGTTGTCTGCAGAGGAGGACTTACTAGTAGTAGTGCTGGATCCGGATGTGAAGAAGCCGAGCGCGAATTTTCCATTCCTTGAGACGAGCTTGTCGACCGCTTGGCCTGCTGTGAGAGTGTGGACGCCATTTGCGGTTGCACCACAGCATCTGCTAGCAGTGTTGTGCAGGGAGACAAGGAGGAAAAGTACCAACTTTATGTAGTGTGGAGGCATAGTGGCGAATTGATGGAGAGACAAGATGCTAGCTCTGTATGTCTTGCTGTTTTGGGAATGAAGATGAGGATACATATATATAATATACCCCAGCACAATGCAATGTGATGCTTGCTCCAGTGCAAGTAGTGTCTAGATGAAGAAAGCACACGATGGCAGCCGTTGTTGACCACCCCGGTCCACCCAGTCCATGAAGAGACAACACGGTATTATAGAAAAACAAATCAAGAGCCAGCGGCTGCGGCTGCGTGCGAGCCGCTTAATAATTCTATCCAGGTACTATGGGAATGCATATATGCGTTTTCCAAGCGTCAAGTAAATGTTCACACACAGAAGAAAAAAATGTCCATATAACCTTTCTACACATGGAGCTGATTTCCATTTTGGAATTATATGATGCTGATAGGAGCTAGTTGCCAAATTGCACCTTCGGAGTTCGGATGCTACTTCCTCTAACCATGCTGATAGGAACTAGCTGCCAAAGACGCAGTATGTAAGAGTTGATAATAACCATTTACGAAAGAGCATAGACAGTTGGAGATTTCGTCACCCGGGATTACCAATGGAGTTTCAGCCCCTTCGATCTTGGAGGAGGACGTCGAGTCACAGCTTCAAACTGCACCAATAATTATATTCTACTTGACGACCAAACTGACGACTTGGACGAAATCCGCTAGTGTGATTGGTCAGAAATTGTTGTTCTGTTCTATCTTTTCTTCTCTCTCGATTTTCACTCGTGTCAAATCATTAACTGACTTCCACGCAGGAAACAAAGATCATTGACTGACTTGTGCTTCCGAATTGGAATGGCACAGGAAAGTGATGTATGTGAGACCCTGAAGCCACTTTCCCTGGACATCTTCTCgacgtgggagaaggaggagaacaTGACGACCGTGGCACCGTGCTAACTGGTCCTCGAAGAGAACGGGTGGCCATGCATCGTTCCGTCCGTCCGTCCGGCGACCGAAGGGAACGGGTGGCCATCTGCATCGTCCGTCCGTCCGGTGACCGAAGAGAACGGGTGGCCATCTCCATTCGTCGAACTCTTGCTGCCGCTACAAGAGGTACCCTGGTGTCATCGGTCATCCTGTAGTTGGCCTTCCTGCTTGCTCTAGTTCTAATACTGGTAGGGGCGCGTAGTTGGTGTCCCTGGTAGATGAATGGCCACTTTCAGAATGCATGAGATGAATCGGTACTGGACCCATACGTATGCATGTATGTAGCCCAACAAAGCAATCTGGAATCACCGTACACAGTAACAGTATTAGTTAGCAAATAAAGTTCGGATGGTGCTGTATGTTGAAATTAGCGAGCCTGTcatcttttttttcgaaatgggagctaTGCTCCAGCCTCTTAATCACAACGATGCACACGACCATCTTTTATTGCACAGTTTAGAAGTCACGAAGTTTACATCTCAAGAGTCACACAAGGTGGCGATATGAACAGCCATCTAAAAAGATTACACAAATGAAATGGGAGCATCTCAAGCGAGCCTGTCATCTACAGCTAGTGTATTATAAGGAAAAATGTAATGATTCCATTTGAAGAAACAATAAACTGAAGAAGGTCCACAGTGTATGATTATTGCATAGTTCTAAAGTAGTCTTCCAAAAAGGGAAAACAAAAGTTGAATTATATCCATTACATACATCTACTTCAATATGCCCAGGCCTCTCCTATTACAACATCAAGTCAGATCCACCTTTGTTTGCCTAGCATTTGGACAGTTGGCGTCCCGCTGTATGATCTCCCACACGTACGCATTGGCAATCGTCCTTTTTTATGCGGTTAGAAAGAAACTTTATTAAGTAGGAAGAGTTACAAGGCGATCATGATCTAAGACCTCAAGAACAATATCAGGCCCAGAGCCTAACCAAGTAGCAGTGTGGCATTGTGACCTCGCATAGTTTGCGAGACAATGACTAGCCCTAACCTACGATCGTCGGGCGGCGCTGTAGGGGTGgccagcgacggcgacggcgctgggGATGGCAGCGACGGCGCTGGGGAAAcggcgacggcgctggcggcaGGTTGTGCTGGGCGGCCGGAGTTGGCATCATGGCGGCGCGGGCTTGCTGGCTCGGATCTGGGCCCAATCTGGGTTTGGCGGGCCCCGGCCGTCCTGCCCTCCAGCGCCTGGGTGCGGCCAGGCACCTCCTCCTTGTCCGTCCTTCTCGGCTCCGAGCGCATGTGCTGCTGCTCTGGCCGGGTTGGGCGGAACCCTACGCCATCTTGGCGTGGCGGCTCGCGGCGTCCGCGCGGCGCTGGTGATAAGGTGGACGATGCTGGGTGGCCGGCGATGCTCTCTGAGGTGGATGTGTGCAGTCCCGCAGTCCCACAGCGACCCACCCCATGGTGGCACCTGCGCCGCTTGCGGCTCAGTAGTGCCCCTCTTAGGCAGCCTGTCCCTTTGTGGGCATGGCTGCCCCGACCACAGCGCGCCGGACGTGCTGCCGGTGGGTTGCGCTGCCAAAGCTAGCGCTTTGAGAGAAAAGGGTCAGCACAGGAGGTCTTGGCGAAGGATGATAGTGCCGCGAGTGGTGAGGAACCatgctccgggcgaaagccctGCCTTTCGGGGCCGGTGACGGCGGCGCTCTGAGGCGCCGTTTCCCTCTTGTGGCGTCACCGAGGAGTTTCGGCACCTCCCTTGCCTAGGGTCTCATGTTTCGGGTGAAAACCTCAGATTTGGCTAGCcaaatcgggcgacgacggcgtcttGGACGTCgtaccctccttggaggcgtcgtcttgggAACTTGAGTTCGGGCCGTACGTCTTACTCGTGGATCTTAGCGCTGACCACATGGGAGGTGTCTTGCGATGCAGGTAGCGCGCTAGCCTCTCGAGTAGTATCGCGGTGGCTTGCGCGATGAGGATCTTCCTCGATCAGCGCGAGCATGCCTCTGGATAAGCAGTGGTGGGCTGGCCTCTGTGTTTGTTGGCGGGCTGCTGAAGACTGCACGCTTGCACGTCTGTCAAGGTTGCCGGGAGCTAGCCGCTGCGCCGACGGCGTTCCTCGGATTTGGGTCGAGGCCGGAGCAGCAATTGCTCCCAGCTGAGCCGTGGTGGGCTCGCGGGATTCAGGTGGTACGCGTCTTGGCTGCAGCTGGCAGGTTCTTGGTAATTTCGACGATGCGCGAGCACTGCGACTTTCATCGGCAAGGGTTCTGTCTTGCGGAGGAGCTCACTCTGTAGTGTCCCGGAGGAGCACTCGACGGATTTCGGCCTTTTTGTCGTAGTCTAGTTTGAGTGTCGGGTGTGTACTATGGGTGTTCGGCCTTTTCTTAGGCTTGTAATGTAAACTTCCTTTCTATCAATGAATCGAAACGCAaaccttttgcgttttcgcgaaaaaaagcTTGAGTGGACAAGTTCCTAATCTCCGAAATCAAATGTAGACACGAAGATCTATCCGTTGCCTTTGATTTTGCTGCTTCAGTTCAACTGAATATAGTCTGATTCAATGATCACTGGCAGCTGGCTTAACTGCATAGATAGCTCTAGCCCTTCAAGACAAGCACACAACTCTGCTTCATAAGGAGAATCACAATCTGGTATATACCGGAAGGCAGACACGATTGGCCAGCCCTCCTCATTACGAAGCACTATAGCTACACCAACCATTTGATCTCTCTCATGGAAAGATCCGTCAACAGTTAATTTCACCCATCCGGCTGGTAGTTTAGTCCATTATTTAACTGAAACATGAGTCTTACGCCCAGGGACGTGCGAATCATCTTGATCGAAGGAAAATACAAGATCGACAACATCACGTAGTGTCCGTTGGTCCAGCCTCCACACCATCTTGGCCGCATGCTCAAGGAACTCCGCGTCGTTGCGTTCAGTATGTGCCGACCATCAATAGCGGCCACGGACGAGGATTCTATGGCTAAGGCTATGTGTTGCAAGACTGCGGCGAATCTTGGCTTCACAGGTATCAATAAGAATTCTTTTTTTATCTTTCCCAACACCAACTATTGCCTCTAAGCTTAATAATGTGGGTCTGTCCTTGGGTACTTGTTCTATTTCTGTTTCGGCCAATTCTGTTAGACGCATGGAGTATGATAGACTCAAGTTTACTCATGTGGTCTTGATTAAGTTGGACATCTCTTTGCCTGATGATGGTAATGAGGAAGTGTACGCCGTCCCAGACGGTCAGCTCCTCACCCATATAGTTGGATAGatatcggaggttgggttggatgATGAGACGTTGGGTTCATGCATTGAACCTCAAGCTACTGAACGTAAATCCAGGGCCTCCTCCATTAAACGAAATGCTTGGCCCAATAAAAAGGACAAGGTGTCTAAATCTCCCATTGTTTTCTAATGAATGACATGTTTAAGAATAGCAAAGGTCTCAAGAACTTGGCTAAACATTTACACATTGCCGAATGCATTCAGGATCATGTTTTAAATTTTGTTGCTATCTCTGAGACGGGTAAGCGGAATTACTCGACAAGTTTTCTAAATCACCTTTCACGCGGAGAGTACTTTGCTTGGGTATCCCGCCCGTCTCGGGGACGTCCCGGTGGCCTACTAGTCGAGGTCCGAACTTCTACAATGGAAATTTTCGATAATTCGGGAGGTGATTTTCATATAAAACTTCACATCCGAAATAAATCTGATAATTTCATATGGATCTTGGTTTCTGTCTATGGGGTTGCTTAGGATGCTGCTAAACCCGCTTTTCTTTGTGAGTTGGTTAATCTAGCAAAGGACAATCCGCACCCTATCATCATAGAAGGGGATTTCAATTTGCTAAGATACCCTCAGGAAAATGGTAGGGGTAGATGGCCTTTCTTATTCAATGTTGTCATCGACAGTCTGGACCTAAGGGGTGTGTCAATAGTTGGGATAAAGTTTACTTGGTAAACAGTCTCCCAGAGCCTACATACGAGAAATTATATCGAGTATTGATGGACTCGGATTGGGAATTTAAATTTCCGCTAGTCTCAATACGAGTTCTTCCTCGGATTGAAGCTTTGTCAGACCATGCGCCCATTTTATTATCCACCGGGTCACCATCTTCGCAACATAGACGTCCGTTCAAATTTCAACTAGGATAGCTATGTCGAGATGGATTCTCGGATATGGTTAAATTTATATGGGAAAAGTCGGTTGATGGGAACACCccgatccaaaggtggaacaacaAACTACACTCTATGCATAGATACCTTGGTGGGTGCGCTAGGCACATGACTGGGCAGCTCAAAGCAAAAGAAACTCAGCCTATCATCAAATATTGATGATTTAGAGGCAATTGCTGAAGTACGACCACTGACGATGCATTACATTGATCTTAAGAGTCATAATGCCAAGTTAGCATGTATATATTATACGAGGAGGAACTCAAAAGGTACCAAAGATCTAAGACGCAATTCTTgttggaaggagattcgaatacgagatagTTTCATAGTGTGGCCAATGGTAGATACAGAAAGAAACTCA contains the following coding sequences:
- the LOC124683058 gene encoding G-type lectin S-receptor-like serine/threonine-protein kinase At2g19130, which codes for MPPHYIKLVLFLLVSLHNTASRCCGATANGVHTLTAGQAVDKLVSRNGKFALGFFTSGSSTTTMWIANRDEPITHPADLKLQISRDGNLVVLDHIGAAETPVWSTDIINTASKNSSNSTIAVAVLTNNGNLVIRHASDPSQQVWWQSFDYPTDVFLPGSKLGRNKVTGLNRVFISKKNRINPGRGSYCVGVDSRFNQGIILSHCSSSVVYWASGTFSHQNVDPSDTGLTSYNQVDNNQEQYYIYSTPNDESLSIYTLIEISGQIKAHVWNESLQRWHQFYTQPMDPCSVQAACGPFTICTNNNANLLCDCMKGFSVKSPAEWDLDDTTGGCMRNNPLDCTTDKFLPVPGVTLAYNPLHMEVMPDASGCAQACANDCSCTAYSYSTSTGCSIWRAELLNTVASTTAGEILYLRLAAKDYLDILRENKRSVRVVTAASIAGSGTIMMLILVILFIIWRRKQEYGLPSSNTQDCVGIRTFRYSYLRYATKQFSERLGGGGFGSVYKGLLSNSDITIAVKRLDGARQGEKQFRAEVSSIGLIQHINLVKLIGFCCESDNRLLVYEHMSNGSLDVHLFNSKDIGLDWSTRYHIATGVARGLSYLHEGCRECIIHCDIKPENILLDATFVPKVADFGMATIVGRDFSRVLTTFRGTVGYLAPEWISGEAITQKVDVYSFGMVLLEIVSGRRNLPKADTSDNYQTSYFPMQAITMLHGGDMNSLVDPLLCGEFNLEEAIRVCKVAFWCIQDSEFDRPTMGEVVRALEGLQELDMPPMPRQLAAITKC